TTCTTGGTCTATCGTTACAGTCATTGTTACTATTAGGCGATTTAAATCATATTTGCCATAGGCAACTCCGATATGATAGGAGTCTCTCAATAGGTAATCTCCTCTATCCGCATCAAGTTGGCTTGATAGCAGGCTTCTCCATAGTAAAGACCTTTTTAGTTCAGGACTACCTTTTATGAAATTAGCTACTTCTTCTGCCTTTATCTTGTGATTTTGGTTTAAAGGATGATTTTCTATCACATCTTTCAGTAAGTATAAAACAGTAGCCGCAGAATAATCTTCATGTTTATAAGATTTTCCAGCTTCATATGAAGGCATTAATTCTTCTGCAGCATGGGAAAATGGTGCATGCCCTACATCATGTAGCAAACATGAAATTCTCAAAAGGGTCCTATCCCTTTCTAAACCACCATCAGTAAAATTGAGTTCATTTTTTAGGAAATCTTTTCTTCTTTTTACAATCTCATCAAATACCCGTGTTGCTAAGTGCATTACACCGAGAGAATGTTCAAAACGCGTATGCATTGCCCCTGGGTATACCATATCTGTTAAGCCAAGTTGTCTAATTCTTCGCAATCTCTGAAAAACCGGATGATTAACTATTTCTCTTTCCCATTCATTAAATTCTATAAAGCCATAAATAGGGTCTCTAACTTCATATATCTTTGGCATAATTTATTCTAACTAAAAATATCCGTTTCTTCTATAACTATAATATTCATCCTTTGAAATTATAACATGCTCTTGAAGCATTACATCTACAGTCTTTAATGCATTTCTAACAGCATCTGTTAGCCTATCATCGCTTTCATATGGTTCAGGCAGTCCGCCAGGGTGATTATGAGCCAGTATCACAGAGGTTGCCTTGTGCTTTAATGCACCCTCAACAATCTTTCGCGGAAAGACTACTGCTTCAGATACCGTTCCCTCTGAAAGATTTTCAGAATGTATAAGTTCATTCTTGCTGTTAAGATAAAGCACGTGGACTATTTCATTACTACTGCCACCTATCACTGCTTTAAGATAATCTACAAGGTCATCAATTGTCCTAAAAGACCTCTGGCTGAATGCCCTTCCTTTGAAGTACTCAGAGATTATTTCCCTAATGGTTTTTATAAATAATGCTGAGTTTTCTCCCAACCCCTCTACTTTTGATAGTTCATCTAATGGTGCATCAAGGACATCTTGAATTGTCCTGAACTTAGAGATAAGTGTTTTTGCAACAGGCTTGGTGTCCTTTCTCGGAATTGCATAGGTAAGGAGGAGTTCAAGTACTTCATAGTCATGAAATCCCTCAAAGCCTGTTTTTCTGCACCGTTCCCTTAATCTCTTTCTGTGCCCCTCGTACGGCCTTTTGTCTCTGTTCATCTTTTTATCTTCGGACATATCTTACCAAAATCACATTGATTGCAGATCTTGATATTCCTTGCATCCCTTGGGAATCTTCTTTTTATGATATCATTTACTGCCTTTGCAATTGACTTTTTAGCATATTCAAGCTTCCTTGGCGTGGTCAAGACCTCCACTCTTTCTGGAACTTTTCCCGAATCAAGATAATGAATATATGCCTTTTTAACATCTAATCCCAATGCCTCTCTTGCTGCAATTGTATATAGCTGAACCTGAAGATGAGCCTCTTCTTCAGAAAAACTCCTTCTTTTACCTGTCTTAAAATCCACAATCTCAAGAATATCTTCTGAGGCATTTTCTCTCTTTAGCAGGTCAATAGTGCCTGATATGAGGGCATTCTCAAGGTCATATTCAAAAGGGCGTTCTGTCTTGACTGTAAGGCTGAAGTCTTCCTTCCATAATTTTATATAATTCTGGATGCTTTTAACAGCACTTTTTCTTAAGGTATCCAGAATCAAAGAGCCCTCCTATGCCACTTACAGAATAAGGAAATCCCGCCTCTTTAAGGGCATTAAGGTAAAGCTTGGCATCATATTTAACAGATCTAAAGAATATGGCTATATCTGAGTAACCGAGCCCCTGACTTCTTCCATTACTTTCTATTATCTCAGTCCCGACAGGGCTGTTATTAACTATCACACTATTTGCACACATACTAACTAATACTTAATCTAATCTCAATTGACTCTATAAATTTTTCCACTTCTCAAGTGTTATATGCTTTCTTGAGCATCTTAAAAGTTCTTTGTCTGATAAGGCTGGTAACTTGCTTTGTGCAGCGACTTTTTTAACTCCCAATGAGTTGCGTCTTTGGAAGTTCCTCTCCATACCTCCGGACAAAGCTGTATAGCTTCTTTTTATTTTAACTTCACTCATCAAGGAATTTTGCTTTGTATGACAGCCTTTTAGTTCAGGCATATCAGAAAAAAGCCTCGTTCATCCGCTCTATATAATTCTTTGGTAAAGCCTATTTTACTTCAGTATCTCTCAATTTACAAGGTATTTTGAGTTCAGTAAAGCCTTCTCCATGAGATTAAGTCTAAAGCCTCACAATCACTCCCTTAGACCTGAGATACTCTTTTGCCTCTCTGATTGTGTATTCCCTGTAGTGGAATATTGATGCAGCAAGGACAGCATCTGCCTTTCCGATAACAATGCCTTCATAGAGGTGTTCAAGGTTTCCTGCACCTCCAGATGCAATGACCGGTATGCTTACTGCTTCAGCAACTGCCCTTGTGAGTTCAAGGTCATAACCATCCTTTGTGCCATCTCTATCCATGCTTGTAAGGAGTATCTCTCCGGCACCGAGCTCTTCCATGTATTTTGCCCACTCTACAGCATTTATTCCTTTCGGTCGCCTTCCGCCATGGGTATAAACCTCCCAGAGAGGCAGTCCAGCAGAGGAGTAGTGCAGTAGTTCAATAGTCTTCGGTGAGGAATTTTTTTCTTTTATAATTTTCTGCTGCTCTGCTGCTCTGCTGCTCTGCTGCTCTGATACATGCTGAAGTAACAGTCTCTCCAAGAGTTCTCTTGATGCCCTGAGCCACTCAGGTATCTCCTCTGGGTTTCTTATATCAAATCTTGAGCCATGAACCCTCTTTG
The Thermodesulfovibrionales bacterium genome window above contains:
- a CDS encoding HD domain-containing protein → MPKIYEVRDPIYGFIEFNEWEREIVNHPVFQRLRRIRQLGLTDMVYPGAMHTRFEHSLGVMHLATRVFDEIVKRRKDFLKNELNFTDGGLERDRTLLRISCLLHDVGHAPFSHAAEELMPSYEAGKSYKHEDYSAATVLYLLKDVIENHPLNQNHKIKAEEVANFIKGSPELKRSLLWRSLLSSQLDADRGDYLLRDSYHIGVAYGKYDLNRLIVTMTVTIDQENNPVLAVEEGGIHSAEALIIARYMMFTQVYFQHTRRAYDFHLAKTMRSLLSEKQKASSLSQKDAFPPPTSKENIEEYLKWTDWLVLGEISNGNGGEHGEILSKRRHHRKIYETSEVPTQEELDFLGEAWDEIINELNDDEAFIDRAKNSWYKFDNTDIPILIRPNEKTEELTYLSRLSSAVSGLKPVDQTRIYVTFSKKDEVKRKVEEMYSKKYKKEERK
- the radC gene encoding DNA repair protein RadC; protein product: MSEDKKMNRDKRPYEGHRKRLRERCRKTGFEGFHDYEVLELLLTYAIPRKDTKPVAKTLISKFRTIQDVLDAPLDELSKVEGLGENSALFIKTIREIISEYFKGRAFSQRSFRTIDDLVDYLKAVIGGSSNEIVHVLYLNSKNELIHSENLSEGTVSEAVVFPRKIVEGALKHKATSVILAHNHPGGLPEPYESDDRLTDAVRNALKTVDVMLQEHVIISKDEYYSYRRNGYF
- a CDS encoding PD-(D/E)XK nuclease family protein, encoding MILDTLRKSAVKSIQNYIKLWKEDFSLTVKTERPFEYDLENALISGTIDLLKRENASEDILEIVDFKTGKRRSFSEEEAHLQVQLYTIAAREALGLDVKKAYIHYLDSGKVPERVEVLTTPRKLEYAKKSIAKAVNDIIKRRFPRDARNIKICNQCDFGKICPKIKR
- the hisF gene encoding imidazole glycerol phosphate synthase subunit HisF is translated as MLAKRIIPCLDVKDGRVVKGVSFVNLRDAGDPVENAIYYDEQGADELVFLDITASHEKRKIILDVVERTASDVFMPITVGGGIKSLEDIRDLLNAGCDKVSINTAAVNDPEFVKRAAMRFGSQCIVVAIDAKRVHGSRFDIRNPEEIPEWLRASRELLERLLLQHVSEQQSSRAAEQQKIIKEKNSSPKTIELLHYSSAGLPLWEVYTHGGRRPKGINAVEWAKYMEELGAGEILLTSMDRDGTKDGYDLELTRAVAEAVSIPVIASGGAGNLEHLYEGIVIGKADAVLAASIFHYREYTIREAKEYLRSKGVIVRL